Proteins from a single region of Chryseobacterium sp. W4I1:
- the secE gene encoding preprotein translocase subunit SecE translates to MSSFVDFLKGSYNEFRHKVEWPKWADLQSSTIVVTIATVILALFTFGVDELFSKAISNIIGMLINVFN, encoded by the coding sequence ATGAGTTCATTTGTCGATTTTTTAAAAGGTTCTTATAACGAATTCAGACATAAAGTTGAATGGCCAAAATGGGCTGATCTTCAGTCTTCAACTATTGTAGTAACTATAGCTACAGTGATTTTGGCATTATTTACCTTTGGAGTTGATGAATTGTTTTCAAAGGCAATCAGCAACATAATTGGAATGCTAATTAACGTGTTCAACTAA
- a CDS encoding efflux RND transporter permease subunit — protein MNKFIKNIIAFSLKNKAFTFIWVAILAIAGFISFKNMPIEAFPDVTNTQIVIITQWNGRSAEEVERFVTTPIELAMSPVQKKTSVRSTTMFGLSIVKILFDDGVDDTFARNQVNNQLRTVSLPDEVDPEVQPPYGPTGEIFRYTLESKTKDSRELLTLQNWVIERALRGVPGVADINVFGGQDKIFELSIDPRALDKYNLTPLQVYDAVTKSNLNVGGDVIEKNGQAYVVRGIGLVKSVADIGNITIQNDSGNPVLVRYVADVHESSMPRVGQAGLNKHEDTVEGIVVMRKGENPREVLVGVKAKIKELNEKILPKDVKMVTFYDRDNLMDFTTHTVMHNLIEGIILVTVIVLIFMADWRTTFIVSIIIPLSLLFAFLCLKLAGMSANLLSLGAVDFGIIIDGAVVMVEGLFVMLDHKALKYGTEKFNKLSKGGWIKQTGTGLGKAIFFSKLIIITSLIPIFSFQKVEGKMFSPLAFTLGFALIGALIFTLTLVPVLSHLLLNKNVKEKNNPFVNFWDRIVLKGFNYTFKHKKMSLIVAVSFMLVTLFSGKFLGTEFLPQLNEGSLWITAEMPMSSSLKESLKTADLLKKDIMSFPEVTDVLAQTGRSNDGTDPNGFGFVQFAVNLKPKEEWKRNISYEGLIEEIDKKLRSYQGITFNYSQPISDNVAEAVAGFKAENGIKIYGDNLETLDKLADEVLKQIKDVDGVKDPGIIKNIGQPEVSVVLDRDKMAAYGVMPDDAQSVLEMAFGGKTASEMFDGERKFPIRLRYSQEYRKDENDIASLMVPTQDGAKIPLKEISTIVKDNGAAFIYRDDIKRYIGVKFSIRDRDLGSTIADAQKKVAKVDLPDGYSIGWTGQFENQQRASHRLAQVVPISILGIFFLLFILFGNMRDSLLVLANVPFALIGGIIALHLTGMNFGISAGVGMIALLGICIQNGVILITEFHQNVKDGLTLDNAILNGVKSRTRPVIMTALMASIGLMPAALSTGIGSESQKPLAIVIIGGLITATVLTLLIFPIIFWIFNRTKKSQQI, from the coding sequence ATGAATAAATTCATTAAAAATATAATTGCTTTCTCGCTAAAAAATAAAGCATTTACCTTTATCTGGGTAGCTATTTTGGCCATTGCAGGTTTTATAAGCTTCAAAAATATGCCTATTGAAGCATTCCCGGATGTTACCAATACCCAGATTGTCATTATAACCCAATGGAATGGACGGAGCGCAGAAGAAGTGGAACGTTTTGTCACTACGCCCATCGAGTTAGCCATGAGCCCGGTTCAGAAGAAAACCAGTGTGAGAAGTACCACCATGTTTGGTCTTTCCATTGTAAAAATTCTTTTTGACGATGGGGTGGATGATACTTTCGCCAGAAATCAGGTCAATAACCAATTAAGAACCGTAAGCCTTCCTGATGAGGTAGATCCGGAAGTTCAGCCACCCTATGGGCCTACCGGGGAAATTTTCAGATATACACTGGAGAGTAAAACAAAGGATTCCCGGGAACTGCTGACCCTGCAGAACTGGGTAATCGAGCGAGCACTGAGAGGTGTTCCGGGGGTAGCGGATATTAATGTTTTTGGAGGTCAGGATAAAATTTTTGAATTAAGTATTGATCCCAGAGCTTTGGATAAATACAATCTGACGCCGCTGCAGGTGTATGATGCTGTTACCAAAAGTAATTTAAATGTCGGTGGTGATGTTATTGAGAAAAACGGCCAGGCCTACGTAGTTAGAGGAATAGGTCTTGTAAAATCCGTAGCAGATATAGGAAATATAACCATCCAGAATGACAGTGGAAACCCGGTACTGGTAAGATATGTTGCAGATGTCCATGAAAGTTCTATGCCGAGAGTAGGGCAGGCCGGTCTGAATAAACATGAAGATACGGTAGAAGGAATCGTGGTAATGAGAAAAGGGGAGAACCCAAGGGAAGTTCTGGTTGGAGTAAAAGCTAAAATCAAAGAGCTTAATGAAAAAATACTTCCGAAAGATGTCAAAATGGTGACTTTCTATGACCGTGACAACCTGATGGATTTTACGACACACACCGTAATGCACAATCTGATCGAGGGAATTATTCTGGTTACCGTGATCGTCCTGATCTTTATGGCAGACTGGCGAACGACCTTTATTGTTTCCATTATTATTCCACTGTCGCTGCTGTTTGCATTTTTATGCCTGAAACTGGCCGGGATGAGCGCCAACCTGCTTTCATTGGGAGCCGTAGATTTCGGGATCATTATTGACGGAGCCGTCGTCATGGTGGAAGGACTTTTTGTAATGCTCGACCACAAAGCACTCAAATATGGAACAGAAAAATTTAATAAACTTTCAAAAGGAGGCTGGATCAAACAGACCGGAACAGGTTTGGGAAAAGCGATCTTCTTTTCTAAACTTATTATCATCACATCCCTGATCCCTATTTTCTCATTCCAGAAAGTAGAAGGAAAAATGTTCTCACCGTTAGCATTTACTTTAGGATTTGCTCTAATAGGCGCATTGATATTCACCTTGACTTTGGTTCCTGTCCTTTCGCATCTTCTGTTAAATAAAAATGTAAAAGAAAAAAACAACCCGTTTGTGAATTTCTGGGACAGAATTGTATTGAAAGGCTTCAACTATACCTTTAAACATAAGAAAATGAGCTTAATTGTTGCTGTTTCCTTTATGTTGGTAACTTTATTTTCAGGGAAATTTTTAGGAACAGAATTCCTGCCGCAACTGAATGAAGGTTCATTGTGGATCACTGCAGAAATGCCGATGAGCTCCTCATTAAAAGAATCTTTGAAAACAGCAGACCTCCTGAAAAAAGATATTATGAGCTTTCCGGAAGTTACAGATGTTCTTGCCCAGACAGGACGAAGCAATGACGGGACAGACCCGAACGGATTTGGATTTGTACAGTTTGCCGTCAATCTGAAGCCTAAAGAAGAATGGAAACGGAACATAAGCTATGAAGGATTAATTGAAGAAATAGATAAAAAGCTCCGAAGCTACCAGGGAATTACATTTAATTATTCCCAGCCGATTTCAGATAACGTGGCAGAAGCTGTAGCCGGCTTTAAAGCAGAAAACGGAATCAAGATTTATGGTGATAACCTCGAAACACTGGACAAATTAGCTGATGAGGTCTTAAAACAGATCAAAGATGTAGACGGAGTAAAAGACCCTGGAATCATTAAAAACATAGGCCAGCCGGAAGTAAGCGTGGTGCTGGACAGGGATAAGATGGCCGCTTACGGAGTGATGCCGGATGATGCACAATCTGTGCTGGAAATGGCTTTTGGAGGAAAAACAGCTTCAGAAATGTTTGACGGAGAAAGAAAATTCCCGATTCGCCTCCGATATTCCCAGGAATACAGAAAAGATGAGAATGATATCGCTTCATTAATGGTTCCTACACAGGATGGAGCAAAGATTCCACTGAAAGAGATCAGTACCATTGTAAAAGATAACGGAGCTGCATTCATTTACAGAGATGATATTAAAAGATATATCGGCGTTAAATTCTCGATTCGTGACCGGGATTTGGGAAGTACGATCGCTGATGCACAGAAAAAAGTGGCTAAGGTTGATCTTCCCGACGGTTATTCCATCGGATGGACAGGTCAGTTTGAAAACCAGCAGAGAGCTTCACACAGACTGGCGCAGGTAGTTCCCATCAGTATTCTGGGGATTTTCTTCTTACTCTTTATCCTTTTTGGAAACATGCGAGACTCATTACTGGTATTGGCGAATGTGCCTTTTGCACTCATAGGGGGAATTATTGCCCTGCACCTTACCGGAATGAACTTTGGAATTTCCGCCGGAGTTGGAATGATCGCTCTACTTGGGATCTGTATCCAGAACGGGGTGATCCTCATTACAGAGTTCCATCAGAATGTAAAAGATGGCCTTACTTTGGATAATGCGATCCTCAATGGAGTAAAATCCAGAACCCGTCCCGTTATTATGACCGCACTGATGGCTTCAATAGGATTAATGCCTGCAGCGCTGTCTACAGGAATTGGTTCAGAATCTCAAAAACCTTTGGCTATTGTGATCATCGGAGGGCTGATTACGGCAACTGTATTAACCTTATTGATCTTCCCGATTATATTCTGGATATTCAACAGGACGAAAAAGTCCCAGCAGATTTAA
- the rplL gene encoding 50S ribosomal protein L7/L12: MSDLKNLAETLVNLTVKDVNELATILKDEYGIEPAAAAVVVAAGGAGEAAEEKTEFDVILKSAGASKLAIVKLVKDLTGAGLKEAKDIVDGAPAAIKQGISKDEAEALKKQLEEAGAEVELK, encoded by the coding sequence ATGTCAGATTTAAAAAATTTAGCTGAAACGCTAGTAAACTTAACAGTAAAAGACGTAAATGAATTAGCTACTATCCTTAAGGATGAGTACGGAATTGAGCCAGCTGCTGCTGCTGTAGTAGTTGCTGCAGGTGGTGCAGGTGAAGCTGCTGAAGAAAAGACTGAATTCGACGTAATTCTTAAGTCTGCAGGTGCTTCTAAATTAGCTATCGTTAAATTGGTAAAAGATTTAACTGGTGCTGGTCTTAAAGAAGCTAAAGATATCGTAGACGGAGCTCCTGCTGCTATCAAGCAAGGAATTTCTAAAGACGAAGCTGAAGCTCTTAAGAAGCAATTAGAAGAAGCTGGTGCTGAAGTAGAATTGAAATAA
- a CDS encoding BspA family leucine-rich repeat surface protein — MSIFLMLFSVIRAQHEFITVWKPSNIGIFPSLSSPTQIYFPGVGTNYKIYWEEVGYPTHNSTLDNVTTLLSAPLLIDFGTPLNPVPADATYTLKVSNENGNFHRICFYAPNFSTHRDSHKIIDVSQWGNIRWSSMEYAFNFCTEMDVTATDLPILSDLTNMASMFSMCYKLVGNPTFGNWNLSNVTNLSGTFYFAKKFNQPIGNWDISNVTDISLMFMHSDLFNQPLGNWDTSNVTNMQSTFTAAFAFNQPLANWDTSKVTNMQSLFFDTGAFNQPIGNWDTSNVTDMSYLFSGTEMFNQPIAGWDTSSVTNMHYMFNKTFKFNQPIENLNTSNVTDMSGMFAESKLFNLPIANWDTSQVTDMSQMFALSEKFNQPIGNWNTSQVTDMSYMFYDAKLFNQPIGNWNTSNVTNMLYMFTDNPIFNQPIGNWDTSAVTDMRHAFKNATAFNQDLGTWNLYSVTQMNMMLDFSGLSCNNYNSTLQGWASSPFTPNNLTLGSSGLVYSTPQAAAARTNLTGFKGWMITDDTYDAQCNALATSEVHKNDFKIYPNPVKNTVFFSKELQNIEMYSADGRLLKRSSKGKSIDISELPRGIYILKAHEVSGSELSKKIIKD, encoded by the coding sequence TTGAGTATATTTTTAATGCTTTTCTCTGTCATAAGAGCACAGCATGAGTTCATCACCGTATGGAAGCCCAGTAATATCGGTATTTTCCCTTCATTAAGCTCACCGACTCAAATTTACTTTCCCGGAGTTGGAACAAATTATAAAATATACTGGGAAGAAGTTGGCTATCCTACTCACAACAGTACATTAGACAACGTAACAACATTACTGAGCGCACCTCTTTTAATTGATTTCGGAACCCCTTTGAATCCTGTGCCTGCCGATGCAACCTACACCTTAAAAGTAAGTAATGAAAATGGCAATTTTCATCGGATCTGTTTTTATGCTCCGAATTTTTCCACCCACAGAGATAGTCATAAAATCATCGATGTATCCCAATGGGGAAACATTAGATGGTCCAGTATGGAATATGCCTTTAATTTTTGCACAGAAATGGATGTGACCGCCACAGACCTTCCGATACTTTCTGATCTCACCAATATGGCTTCCATGTTTTCTATGTGTTACAAATTGGTTGGAAATCCCACTTTTGGCAATTGGAATCTGTCGAATGTTACTAATTTATCCGGTACCTTTTATTTTGCTAAAAAATTCAACCAGCCCATAGGAAACTGGGACATTTCTAATGTTACTGATATATCACTCATGTTTATGCATAGTGATCTATTTAATCAGCCCCTAGGAAACTGGGACACTTCCAATGTTACCAATATGCAATCTACTTTTACCGCTGCATTTGCATTCAATCAACCCCTGGCTAACTGGGACACTTCCAAAGTTACCAATATGCAGAGCTTGTTTTTCGACACAGGAGCATTCAATCAGCCTATCGGGAACTGGGATACTTCCAATGTAACAGATATGAGCTATCTGTTTTCAGGCACGGAGATGTTCAACCAACCTATTGCCGGTTGGGACACTTCCAGTGTAACCAATATGCATTATATGTTTAATAAAACGTTTAAATTTAACCAACCGATAGAAAACCTGAATACTTCCAATGTAACAGATATGTCAGGAATGTTTGCAGAAAGCAAACTTTTTAATCTTCCTATAGCAAACTGGGACACTTCACAGGTGACTGATATGAGTCAAATGTTTGCTTTATCTGAAAAATTCAATCAACCTATAGGAAACTGGAACACTTCACAGGTCACTGATATGAGCTATATGTTCTATGATGCCAAACTTTTTAACCAGCCTATCGGAAACTGGAATACTTCAAACGTAACAAATATGCTGTATATGTTTACGGATAATCCCATTTTTAATCAGCCAATTGGAAACTGGGATACGTCTGCTGTAACAGATATGCGCCATGCTTTTAAAAATGCAACCGCTTTCAATCAGGATCTGGGCACCTGGAATTTATACTCGGTTACTCAAATGAATATGATGCTGGATTTTTCAGGATTATCCTGCAATAATTATAATTCTACCCTTCAAGGATGGGCAAGCAGTCCTTTTACTCCCAATAATTTAACTCTGGGCTCATCAGGATTGGTATATTCTACTCCTCAGGCGGCAGCAGCAAGAACTAATTTAACAGGTTTTAAGGGCTGGATGATCACTGATGATACCTACGATGCACAATGCAATGCTCTTGCTACTTCCGAGGTTCATAAAAATGATTTTAAAATATACCCCAATCCGGTAAAAAATACTGTTTTCTTCTCAAAAGAATTACAGAATATTGAAATGTACAGTGCAGACGGAAGGCTTTTAAAAAGGAGTTCAAAAGGAAAAAGTATTGATATCTCAGAATTACCTAGAGGAATCTATATTTTAAAAGCTCATGAAGTGTCAGGAAGTGAATTATCTAAAAAAATAATTAAGGATTAA
- the nusG gene encoding transcription termination/antitermination protein NusG, with protein MSELKWYVLKAISGQENKVKNYIETEIKRLGFEQYVTQVVIPMEKVIQIRNGKKVPKEKPYYPGYLMIEADLMGEIPHAIKNIPGVISFLSLTKGGDPVPMRKSEVNRMLGRMDELSEFASDIEIPYIVGENVKVIDGPFNGFNGTVERILEDKKKIEVSVLIFGRKTPMELSYMQVEKV; from the coding sequence ATGAGCGAATTGAAATGGTATGTGCTGAAAGCGATCAGCGGACAGGAAAATAAAGTGAAAAACTACATTGAGACAGAAATCAAACGCTTAGGGTTTGAGCAGTACGTTACTCAGGTGGTTATTCCTATGGAAAAGGTTATTCAGATTAGAAACGGTAAAAAAGTTCCTAAAGAAAAGCCTTACTATCCTGGATACCTGATGATCGAAGCTGATCTGATGGGTGAAATTCCTCACGCTATTAAGAACATTCCCGGAGTTATATCTTTCCTTAGTTTAACGAAAGGAGGAGATCCTGTTCCAATGAGAAAGTCTGAAGTAAACAGAATGCTTGGCAGAATGGATGAGCTTTCAGAGTTTGCAAGCGATATTGAGATCCCATACATTGTAGGTGAAAACGTTAAAGTAATAGACGGACCTTTCAATGGATTCAACGGAACTGTTGAGAGAATTCTTGAGGATAAAAAGAAAATTGAAGTTTCTGTACTGATCTTCGGTAGAAAAACTCCAATGGAACTTAGCTATATGCAGGTAGAAAAAGTATAA
- the tuf gene encoding elongation factor Tu produces the protein MAKETFNRNKPHLNIGTIGHVDHGKTTLTAAISAVLASKGLAEKKDFSAIDSAPEEKERGITINTAHIEYETEKRHYAHVDCPGHADYVKNMVTGAAQMDGAIVVCAATDGPMPQTREHILLCRQVNVPRIVVFMNKVDMVDDAELLELVEMELRDLLSTYDFDGDNSPVIQGSALGALTAATAATPDTEDKWFKSVEELMDAVDNWIEQPPRDTDKPFLMPIEDVFSITGRGTVATGRIEAGIINTGDPVDIIGMGEEKLTSTITGVEMFRKILDRGEAGDNVGLLLRGIEKTDIKRGMVIAKKDSVKPHKKFKASVYILSKEEGGRHTPFHNKYRPQFYVRTTDVTGEIFLPEGVEMVMPGDNLEITVELLQPIALNVGLRFAIREGGRTVGSGQVTEILD, from the coding sequence ATGGCAAAGGAAACGTTTAATCGTAACAAACCACACTTGAACATTGGTACTATTGGTCACGTTGACCATGGTAAAACTACTCTTACAGCTGCAATTTCTGCTGTATTAGCTAGCAAAGGTCTTGCTGAGAAAAAAGACTTCTCTGCAATTGACTCTGCTCCAGAAGAAAAAGAAAGAGGTATTACTATCAATACAGCTCACATCGAATACGAAACTGAAAAAAGACACTATGCTCACGTTGACTGTCCAGGTCACGCGGATTATGTAAAGAACATGGTAACTGGTGCTGCTCAAATGGACGGAGCTATCGTAGTATGTGCTGCAACTGATGGTCCTATGCCTCAGACTAGAGAACATATCCTACTTTGCCGTCAGGTAAACGTACCTAGAATCGTTGTTTTCATGAACAAAGTTGACATGGTAGATGATGCTGAGTTATTAGAGCTTGTTGAAATGGAGCTTAGAGACTTATTGTCTACTTACGATTTTGACGGAGATAACTCTCCAGTAATTCAAGGTTCTGCATTAGGTGCTCTTACAGCAGCTACAGCAGCTACTCCTGATACTGAAGATAAGTGGTTCAAGAGCGTTGAAGAATTAATGGATGCTGTTGATAACTGGATCGAGCAACCACCAAGAGATACTGATAAGCCATTCTTGATGCCAATTGAAGACGTTTTCTCTATTACAGGTAGAGGTACTGTAGCAACTGGTAGAATCGAAGCTGGTATTATCAATACAGGTGATCCTGTAGACATCATCGGTATGGGTGAAGAAAAATTAACTTCTACTATTACAGGAGTTGAGATGTTCAGAAAAATCCTAGATAGAGGTGAAGCTGGTGATAACGTAGGTCTATTGTTGAGAGGTATTGAAAAAACTGACATCAAGAGAGGTATGGTAATTGCTAAGAAAGATTCTGTGAAACCACACAAGAAATTCAAAGCATCAGTATATATCCTTTCTAAAGAAGAAGGTGGACGTCACACTCCATTCCACAACAAATACCGTCCTCAGTTCTATGTAAGAACTACTGACGTTACAGGTGAGATCTTCTTACCAGAAGGTGTAGAAATGGTAATGCCTGGTGATAACTTAGAGATCACTGTAGAATTGTTACAGCCAATCGCTCTTAACGTAGGTCTTAGATTTGCGATCAGAGAAGGAGGTAGAACAGTTGGTTCAGGTCAGGTTACTGAAATCTTAGACTAA
- the rplK gene encoding 50S ribosomal protein L11, which yields MAKKVFKMVKLQVKGGAANPSPPVGPALGSAGVNIMEFCKQFNGRTQDKPGQVLPVVITVYEDKSFEFVIKTPPAAIQLMDAAKIKGGSGEPNRNKVGSVSWDQVKKIAEDKMSDLNCFTIDSALSMVAGTARSMGLRVTGTKPTNA from the coding sequence ATGGCTAAGAAAGTCTTTAAAATGGTAAAGCTTCAGGTGAAAGGTGGCGCAGCTAACCCTTCTCCACCAGTAGGTCCAGCATTGGGTTCTGCAGGTGTGAACATCATGGAGTTTTGTAAGCAATTTAACGGGAGAACCCAAGATAAGCCAGGGCAAGTTTTACCTGTAGTAATTACAGTATACGAAGACAAATCTTTTGAATTCGTTATTAAAACTCCACCTGCAGCGATCCAGTTGATGGATGCGGCTAAAATCAAAGGAGGTTCCGGTGAACCAAACAGAAACAAAGTAGGTTCTGTATCTTGGGATCAAGTGAAGAAAATCGCTGAAGATAAAATGTCAGATCTTAACTGCTTTACAATAGACTCTGCTCTTTCTATGGTAGCTGGTACTGCTAGATCTATGGGGTTAAGAGTAACAGGAACTAAACCAACTAACGCTTAA
- a CDS encoding efflux RND transporter periplasmic adaptor subunit, producing MKKYIIPILIALSLLSCAKKEEEKTPQAKKGFELSNTMLSSISLAKVERKSVEDQYSFYGKISADKNSYIDVYPLVGGNVLSVNAELGDYVRKGQVLATIRSTELAEVQKDVSDAKTDLVVAQNNLRVAKEMYEGKLNTEREVLEAKSVVQKAQDQMQRATAVSTVYNVKKGNIYSVVAPISGYIVQKNINKDMQLRSDRSENIFDVANTTNVWAIMNVNEADIEKINLGMKAQVSTLSYPDKIFDGRIDKIFKIIDPETNSMQARVVLDNANGLLIPESKATIKVSSSETNTALTVPSKAVIFDDNRSFVVVFKSRTDIKVKEIKILKQVGDVTYVAGGLSEGEEVITNNQLLIYRSLNS from the coding sequence ATGAAAAAATATATAATACCTATACTGATAGCCTTGTCTCTGTTGTCATGTGCGAAAAAAGAAGAAGAAAAAACTCCTCAGGCAAAAAAAGGTTTTGAACTGAGTAATACGATGCTCAGCTCTATCTCTTTAGCAAAAGTGGAAAGAAAAAGCGTAGAAGATCAATATAGTTTTTACGGTAAAATTTCTGCAGATAAAAACAGTTATATCGATGTATACCCTTTGGTAGGCGGAAATGTTTTAAGCGTAAATGCAGAACTTGGAGATTACGTGAGAAAAGGACAGGTGCTGGCTACGATCAGAAGTACAGAGCTGGCCGAAGTTCAGAAAGATGTAAGCGATGCAAAGACAGACCTTGTGGTTGCCCAAAATAACCTCCGTGTTGCCAAAGAAATGTACGAAGGCAAACTGAATACAGAAAGAGAAGTCCTTGAAGCCAAAAGCGTCGTGCAGAAAGCCCAGGATCAGATGCAGAGAGCCACAGCCGTAAGTACAGTTTATAATGTGAAGAAAGGAAATATCTACAGTGTGGTAGCTCCTATCAGCGGATATATTGTTCAAAAGAATATCAACAAAGACATGCAACTGAGAAGTGACAGAAGTGAAAATATTTTTGATGTGGCCAATACAACAAACGTATGGGCGATCATGAACGTCAATGAAGCTGATATCGAAAAAATAAATCTGGGAATGAAAGCTCAGGTTTCCACACTCTCATATCCGGATAAAATTTTTGATGGAAGAATTGATAAAATATTCAAGATTATTGATCCTGAAACCAATTCCATGCAGGCAAGAGTAGTGCTGGATAACGCCAATGGTTTATTGATTCCGGAAAGTAAAGCAACCATCAAAGTTTCAAGTTCTGAAACCAATACAGCGCTTACAGTACCTTCAAAAGCTGTTATTTTTGATGATAACAGAAGTTTTGTGGTGGTTTTCAAATCCAGAACCGATATAAAAGTTAAAGAAATAAAAATATTAAAACAGGTAGGAGATGTTACTTATGTTGCCGGAGGATTGTCTGAAGGAGAAGAAGTAATCACTAACAATCAGCTGCTGATCTACCGCTCTCTGAATAGCTGA
- the rplA gene encoding 50S ribosomal protein L1 codes for MAKLTKKQKEALSKVEKGRIYNLEEGSALVKEVSTTKFDASVDIAVRLGVDPRKANQMVRGVVSLPHGTGKDVKVLALVTPDKEAEAKEAGADYVGLDEYLQKIKEGWTDVDVIVTMPAVMGKLGPLGRVLGPRGLMPNPKSGTVTMEIGKAVTEVKAGKIDFKVDKYGIIHAGIGKVSFDANKIKENAQELISTLIKMKPTAAKGTYVKSIYLSSTMSPGIAIDSKSVN; via the coding sequence ATGGCAAAATTAACTAAAAAGCAAAAAGAAGCTTTAAGCAAAGTAGAAAAAGGAAGAATCTATAACCTAGAAGAAGGTTCAGCTCTTGTAAAAGAGGTGAGCACTACAAAGTTTGATGCTTCTGTAGATATCGCTGTAAGATTAGGGGTAGATCCAAGAAAAGCAAACCAAATGGTAAGAGGTGTAGTATCTCTTCCTCACGGAACTGGTAAAGATGTTAAAGTTTTAGCTTTAGTAACTCCAGATAAAGAAGCTGAAGCTAAAGAAGCTGGAGCTGATTATGTAGGTCTTGACGAATATTTACAAAAAATAAAAGAAGGTTGGACAGATGTTGACGTTATCGTTACTATGCCAGCTGTTATGGGTAAATTAGGCCCATTAGGTAGAGTGTTAGGACCAAGAGGTCTTATGCCTAACCCTAAATCAGGTACTGTAACTATGGAAATTGGTAAAGCAGTAACTGAAGTGAAAGCAGGTAAAATTGATTTCAAAGTAGATAAATACGGTATTATCCACGCAGGTATTGGTAAAGTATCTTTCGATGCTAATAAAATCAAAGAAAATGCTCAGGAATTAATCTCGACATTGATCAAAATGAAACCAACTGCTGCTAAAGGGACTTACGTGAAGAGTATTTACTTATCTTCTACAATGAGCCCGGGTATTGCAATTGATAGTAAATCTGTTAACTAA
- the rplJ gene encoding 50S ribosomal protein L10, whose protein sequence is MTKDQKVVAIQEIKDLLQDAKVVYVADLDGLNAAKSSDFRRQAFKQNIKVKVVKNTLLQKAMEQIDGVDFSEMFQTFKGNSALMIAETANAPAKLIKDFRKKEEKPALKSAFVQETFYVGDDNLDALVSIKSREEMIGEIIGLLQSPIQRVVSALQNKSETAEATPEEAAPAVEETPAAEAPEAPTAESTDETPAAE, encoded by the coding sequence ATGACAAAAGACCAAAAAGTTGTAGCAATACAAGAGATCAAAGATTTGCTTCAGGATGCGAAAGTAGTTTATGTAGCAGATTTAGACGGTTTGAACGCTGCAAAATCTTCTGATTTCAGAAGACAGGCTTTCAAACAGAATATCAAAGTAAAAGTAGTGAAAAATACACTTTTACAAAAAGCAATGGAACAAATTGACGGAGTAGATTTCTCTGAAATGTTCCAAACTTTCAAAGGTAACTCTGCATTAATGATTGCTGAAACAGCTAACGCTCCAGCAAAATTAATCAAAGACTTTAGAAAAAAAGAAGAGAAGCCGGCATTGAAGTCTGCTTTTGTACAAGAAACTTTCTATGTTGGTGACGACAACCTTGATGCTTTAGTAAGCATTAAGTCTAGAGAAGAAATGATCGGTGAAATCATCGGATTACTTCAGTCTCCAATTCAAAGAGTTGTTTCTGCTCTTCAAAACAAATCTGAAACTGCAGAAGCTACTCCTGAAGAAGCTGCACCTGCTGTAGAAGAAACTCCTGCTGCTGAAGCTCCAGAAGCTCCAACTGCAGAAAGCACTGACGAAACGCCAGCTGCTGAATAA